One part of the Alistipes onderdonkii genome encodes these proteins:
- the dnaA gene encoding chromosomal replication initiator protein DnaA — MLNNTQTYSDMWQNCLDRIKAQTSEEEFVKWFQPIVPLEFDGTNLRLRVPNESYVHQIEKNYIPFLRPIISQLYGQQTRLHYAVPRSTPPAVPVTADADTTAISRFNTQTNTANIKNPFVIPGLKKIIIDPQLNPGLTFATFIEGECNRLARSAGMSVAVNPGNNPFNPLYIYGDSGLGKTHIVQAIGHEVRQRHPELQVLYVSMNKFQAQFQTAYKNGEIPDFIHFYQMIDVLIIDDIQELTGKTGTQNAFFNIFNHLQLAGKQLILTSDKPPVELKDIEQRLLTRFKWGLSAQLNTPDYDTKLKIIRVKAQKFGAQISDDVVAYLADNISANVREIEGALSSLVANASFLGRKITTSLAKEILKVYVQLYQKEITLDHIIEVVCEYLNLDFARFNSTERTREIAQARQIAMYLAKQHTKAPLTTIGAAIGGRNHATVLHSCKAVSNLIETDKAFRRQVEEIEKKVLAH, encoded by the coding sequence ATGTTAAACAACACGCAGACATATAGCGATATGTGGCAGAACTGCCTTGACCGAATCAAGGCACAGACCTCCGAAGAGGAGTTCGTGAAGTGGTTCCAGCCGATCGTACCGCTCGAATTCGACGGCACCAACCTGCGCCTGCGTGTTCCCAACGAGAGCTACGTACACCAGATCGAAAAGAACTACATCCCGTTCCTGCGCCCGATCATCTCGCAGCTCTACGGACAGCAGACCCGGCTGCACTATGCCGTGCCGCGTTCGACACCCCCGGCCGTACCCGTTACCGCCGATGCCGACACCACGGCCATCTCGCGTTTCAACACGCAGACCAACACCGCAAATATAAAGAATCCCTTCGTAATTCCGGGGCTCAAGAAGATAATCATAGACCCGCAGCTGAATCCGGGGCTCACGTTCGCGACCTTCATCGAGGGCGAATGCAACCGCCTGGCACGTTCGGCGGGCATGTCCGTCGCCGTAAACCCGGGCAACAACCCCTTCAACCCCCTATATATATATGGGGATTCGGGACTGGGCAAGACGCACATCGTACAGGCCATCGGCCACGAGGTACGCCAGCGCCATCCCGAGTTGCAGGTGCTGTATGTCTCGATGAACAAATTCCAGGCGCAGTTCCAGACCGCGTACAAGAACGGCGAAATCCCCGATTTCATCCATTTCTACCAGATGATCGACGTACTGATCATCGACGACATCCAGGAACTGACCGGGAAGACGGGCACGCAGAATGCGTTCTTCAACATCTTCAACCATCTGCAACTGGCGGGCAAACAGCTGATTCTCACCTCGGACAAGCCGCCCGTGGAGCTGAAAGACATCGAACAGCGCCTGCTGACGCGCTTCAAGTGGGGATTGTCGGCACAGCTCAACACGCCCGACTACGACACGAAGCTCAAGATCATCCGCGTAAAGGCGCAGAAGTTCGGGGCGCAGATTTCGGACGACGTGGTGGCCTACCTGGCGGACAACATCTCGGCCAACGTGCGTGAGATCGAGGGGGCGCTCTCGTCGCTGGTGGCCAACGCCTCGTTCCTCGGGCGCAAGATCACCACGTCGCTGGCCAAGGAGATCCTGAAGGTCTACGTGCAGCTCTACCAGAAGGAGATCACGCTCGACCACATCATCGAAGTGGTGTGCGAATACCTGAACCTCGATTTCGCACGCTTCAACTCCACGGAGCGGACGCGCGAGATCGCCCAGGCACGGCAGATCGCCATGTACCTCGCCAAACAGCACACCAAGGCGCCGCTCACGACCATCGGGGCCGCCATCGGAGGCCGCAACCACGCCACGGTGCTCCACTCGTGCAAGGCCGTATCGAACCTGATCGAAACCGACAAGGCGTTCCGCCGGCAGGTCGAGGAGATCGAAAAGAAAGTACTTGCGCATTAG
- a CDS encoding DUF3795 domain-containing protein, protein MDYHAKMIAPCGLDCSVCIGALREESPCTGCWGPDDTKPEFCSSQCKIATCTIRKTLPGGFCDECPQYPCTETMERENRYTNDYPLSESPMENLAFIRKEGMTAFLDRERTKWSCPSCGGTFCVHTGRCAACGADHTHRQSREEQL, encoded by the coding sequence ATGGATTATCACGCAAAAATGATCGCCCCGTGCGGCCTCGATTGCAGCGTTTGCATCGGGGCCCTGCGGGAAGAGAGCCCCTGCACCGGATGTTGGGGCCCCGACGACACGAAACCGGAATTCTGTTCTTCGCAGTGTAAGATCGCAACCTGCACGATCCGCAAAACGCTACCCGGCGGTTTCTGCGATGAATGTCCGCAATACCCCTGCACAGAAACGATGGAGCGGGAAAACCGGTATACGAACGATTATCCGCTGAGCGAATCGCCGATGGAGAACTTGGCGTTCATCCGCAAAGAGGGAATGACGGCATTCCTGGATCGCGAACGGACAAAATGGAGCTGTCCGTCGTGCGGCGGCACGTTCTGCGTCCACACGGGACGCTGCGCCGCCTGCGGAGCAGACCATACGCACCGGCAATCCCGGGAGGAACAGCTTTGA
- a CDS encoding helix-turn-helix transcriptional regulator encodes MDQPKLERLLRLMKLLTANTTYNVDQLAERLQMSRRTIYRYIDTFREAGFVIKKAGDCIRLDKESPHFRDISQLVHFTEEEAVILKSAIENIDDTNLLKQNLKRKLYSVYDNKTLADTVVRGKNAPNIRTLIEAIDRQQQAVLHSYQSPHGGEVRDRRVEPFAFTTNYVQVWCYDPEAGACKLFKTSRIGSVELTGEAWKHEAEHREGFIDVFRMHGGARHRVQLELGLLAYNLLCEEYPLAERDVRPAGKGRWLLDTQVAGFAGVGRFAVGLLDDIRIVDSPELTTYLRDYIAANKLQ; translated from the coding sequence ATGGACCAACCCAAACTCGAACGCCTGCTGCGGCTGATGAAGCTGCTCACGGCGAACACCACCTACAACGTCGACCAGCTGGCCGAACGGCTCCAGATGTCGCGCCGCACCATCTACCGCTACATAGACACCTTCCGCGAGGCGGGCTTCGTCATCAAAAAGGCGGGCGACTGCATCCGCCTCGACAAGGAATCGCCGCACTTCCGCGACATCTCGCAGCTCGTGCATTTCACCGAAGAAGAGGCCGTGATCCTCAAGAGCGCCATCGAAAACATCGACGACACGAACCTGCTGAAACAGAATCTCAAACGCAAGCTCTACTCGGTTTACGACAACAAGACGCTGGCCGACACGGTCGTGCGCGGCAAGAACGCCCCGAACATCCGGACGCTCATCGAGGCCATCGACCGGCAACAGCAGGCCGTACTGCACAGCTACCAGTCGCCGCACGGCGGGGAAGTCCGCGATCGCCGCGTGGAGCCCTTCGCCTTTACGACCAACTACGTACAGGTGTGGTGCTACGATCCGGAGGCCGGGGCATGCAAGCTATTCAAAACCTCGCGCATCGGGTCGGTGGAGCTTACCGGGGAGGCATGGAAGCACGAAGCGGAGCACCGCGAAGGTTTCATCGACGTTTTCCGCATGCACGGCGGCGCACGCCACCGGGTGCAGCTGGAGCTGGGACTGCTGGCTTACAACCTGTTGTGCGAGGAATACCCGCTGGCCGAACGCGACGTCCGGCCAGCGGGCAAGGGCCGCTGGCTGCTCGACACGCAGGTAGCCGGGTTCGCCGGGGTAGGACGCTTCGCCGTCGGGCTGCTGGACGACATCCGCATCGTCGACTCGCCGGAACTGACCACCTATCTCCGCGATTATATCGCGGCAAACAAGTTGCAATAA
- a CDS encoding cupin domain-containing protein, whose product MKINTITTLGMLCMALAAGSCCRQAPETTGTLPTAAAVVLQDYGAEPTVLNIESYTLGNEDFRTVLWTGNNLQVTLMTIPVGGDVGLEQHMGIDQFLRIEEGMAQVLMGDSQDKLDFVRDVEDDYAIFVPAGKWHNIVNKGDKPLKLYSIYAPAEHPHGTVHKTQQEAMEAEHAH is encoded by the coding sequence ATGAAAATAAACACGATCACAACGCTGGGAATGCTCTGTATGGCATTAGCGGCAGGTTCCTGCTGCCGCCAGGCACCCGAAACGACAGGGACGCTGCCGACAGCAGCGGCCGTCGTACTGCAGGATTACGGGGCGGAACCGACCGTCCTGAACATCGAAAGCTACACGCTCGGGAACGAGGACTTCAGAACGGTGCTATGGACGGGCAACAACCTGCAAGTCACGCTGATGACGATTCCCGTAGGCGGGGACGTAGGGTTGGAGCAGCACATGGGCATCGACCAGTTCCTGCGCATCGAGGAGGGTATGGCGCAGGTGCTGATGGGCGACAGCCAGGACAAGCTCGACTTCGTACGCGACGTGGAGGACGACTATGCGATCTTCGTCCCGGCCGGGAAGTGGCACAACATCGTCAACAAAGGCGACAAGCCGCTGAAACTCTATTCGATCTACGCCCCGGCGGAGCACCCCCACGGCACGGTACACAAGACCCAGCAGGAAGCCATGGAGGCCGAACACGCCCACTGA
- the bcp gene encoding thioredoxin-dependent thiol peroxidase translates to MTQLQAGDMAPDFKSTTQDGAALTLADLKGQRTILYFYPKDNTSGCTLEAKSLRDGRAELARMGFRIIGVSPDSEKSHRNFCAKHDLNFTLLADTDHSVCEAYGVWAEKSMYGRKYMGVLRTTFVIDAEGRIEKVFTKVDTANHYRQILDAYK, encoded by the coding sequence ATGACACAGTTACAGGCGGGGGATATGGCCCCGGATTTCAAGTCCACGACCCAGGACGGTGCGGCGCTGACGCTGGCCGACCTGAAGGGACAACGCACGATACTCTATTTCTACCCCAAGGACAACACCTCGGGGTGCACGCTCGAAGCCAAGAGCCTGCGCGACGGCAGGGCAGAACTCGCCCGCATGGGATTCCGGATCATCGGCGTAAGCCCCGACAGCGAAAAATCGCACCGGAACTTCTGTGCCAAGCACGACCTGAATTTCACGCTGCTCGCCGACACCGACCACAGCGTCTGCGAAGCTTACGGGGTCTGGGCCGAAAAGTCGATGTACGGCCGCAAATACATGGGCGTACTGCGCACGACGTTCGTCATCGACGCCGAGGGGCGGATCGAAAAGGTATTCACCAAGGTCGACACCGCAAACCACTACCGGCAAATCCTGGACGCTTACAAATAG